A genomic stretch from Candidatus Hydrogenisulfobacillus filiaventi includes:
- a CDS encoding protein of unknown function (Evidence 5 : Unknown function), producing the protein MVEEPERELDGGPAAELAMARAWLWDWLAGIFSYPFSLEDFRSRVTAKVPAVTEAAAALAGWGYTLEGLAEAARAAAAIGGEEELADLEMEFVRLFDTPSAGNRLHPTESVQRQGHVDLVLAGELDRLYRRWGLQPAPDAGEMADHASLESAFLSYLAVEEARLRAAGQSAAAVEQAQAGLLSDHLLHWMPGWWRAVAETARHPLLAAAARIGPGLLAGDARLFGLRQPV; encoded by the coding sequence GAGCTGGCGATGGCCCGGGCGTGGCTGTGGGACTGGCTGGCCGGGATTTTCAGCTATCCCTTCAGCCTGGAGGATTTCCGGAGCCGGGTCACCGCCAAGGTCCCGGCGGTGACGGAGGCAGCCGCGGCCCTGGCCGGTTGGGGCTACACCCTGGAGGGCCTGGCGGAGGCGGCGCGGGCCGCGGCGGCCATCGGCGGGGAGGAGGAGCTGGCCGACCTGGAAATGGAGTTCGTGCGCCTGTTCGACACCCCCTCCGCCGGCAACCGCTTGCATCCGACAGAGTCGGTCCAGCGCCAGGGCCACGTGGACCTGGTGCTGGCCGGCGAGCTCGATCGCCTCTACCGGCGCTGGGGCCTGCAACCGGCCCCCGACGCCGGGGAGATGGCCGACCATGCCAGCCTGGAGAGCGCCTTCCTCAGCTACCTGGCGGTGGAGGAGGCCCGCCTCCGCGCCGCGGGCCAATCCGCGGCGGCGGTGGAGCAGGCCCAGGCCGGGCTGCTGAGCGACCACCTCCTGCACTGGATGCCGGGATGGTGGCGGGCCGTGGCCGAAACCGCCCGCCATCCCCTGCTGGCCGCCGCCGCCCGCATCGGGCCGGGCCTCCTGGCCGGGGATGCCCGCCTGTTCGGGCTGCGGCAGCCGGTGTAA
- a CDS encoding Ferredoxin, which produces MAFQRVGLSTRLFDRRPAVVTWVQGRPVLVARVEGQLYAIEAVCAHMGCVLLTETDGYRAVCPAHGAAYDLRTGALLQPAAVHPERSCGESNLSLPLPTYPARDVDGFLEVDLGG; this is translated from the coding sequence ATGGCCTTTCAACGGGTCGGCCTGTCTACCCGCTTGTTTGATCGCCGCCCTGCGGTGGTGACCTGGGTCCAGGGGCGGCCGGTGCTGGTGGCACGGGTGGAAGGGCAGCTTTATGCCATAGAGGCGGTCTGCGCCCACATGGGCTGCGTGCTGTTGACCGAAACGGACGGCTACCGGGCGGTCTGCCCGGCGCACGGGGCGGCTTATGACCTCCGCACCGGGGCGCTGCTGCAGCCGGCTGCTGTGCATCCGGAACGGTCCTGCGGTGAGTCGAACCTGTCCCTCCCTCTCCCCACCTATCCCGCCCGGGACGTCGACGGGTTCCTGGAGGTCGACCTCGGAGGTTAA
- the nplT gene encoding Neopullulanase, which yields MRFAHRSQVPDAYALSGETVRLRLRTGRGEARRVRVHFGDPYRGWDWRAAALDRAGQDLEWDYWEGRVPVPTRRLRYCFEAEAADGGRTWLGEEGTAGDRAAAVPFRLPYLHAEDRLQVPAWTAGAVGYAILCDRFARTRPGHSPPGADPWDTAPGPATRLGGSLAGIRRRLPYLQALGVNLLYLTPIFRAASPHGYDPCDYFDLDPACGTKADLTELVEAAHGRGMRVLLDAVFQHSGSGFRPFREAARAGPASPYWPWFVIHGERVQTDPPNYETFGDGVASMPRLNLAHPAAADYFLEVAVYWIRETGVDGWRLDVGDEVAHAFWRRLRERVKAERPDALLVGEAWHDALPWLAGGEWDGVMHYRWREAVKAALLEARLDPEELGGRLLRLWFAYPEPAARASFLLLGSHDTERVLTAAAGDVTAVERALVVQFTWPGIPVVYYGDEAGMTGGPDPGCRAGMWWDPRRRRHALVRLVRALACLRRTAPALIGGGLRVLPARGLLLYDRLPEGEGPALRVAVQTGPASRRVPLPPGARRRLAVPEAPAEEDVLPAGGAAVWEWIPGGGRGT from the coding sequence GTGCGTTTCGCCCATCGCAGCCAGGTCCCCGATGCCTACGCCCTTAGCGGCGAGACGGTGCGGCTGCGTCTGCGCACCGGGCGGGGCGAGGCCCGGCGGGTGCGGGTGCACTTCGGCGACCCCTATCGGGGGTGGGACTGGCGGGCGGCGGCCCTCGACCGGGCGGGGCAGGACCTGGAGTGGGACTACTGGGAGGGACGGGTCCCGGTGCCCACCCGCCGCCTGCGCTACTGCTTTGAAGCCGAGGCCGCGGACGGCGGGCGGACCTGGCTGGGGGAGGAGGGGACGGCCGGCGACCGGGCAGCGGCCGTCCCCTTCCGGCTGCCCTACCTGCACGCGGAGGATCGGCTCCAGGTTCCGGCCTGGACCGCCGGGGCGGTGGGCTACGCGATCCTGTGCGACCGGTTTGCGCGCACCCGCCCGGGCCATTCCCCGCCCGGCGCCGACCCCTGGGACACGGCCCCCGGACCGGCCACCCGCCTGGGCGGGAGTCTGGCCGGGATCCGGCGGCGGCTCCCCTACCTCCAGGCCTTGGGGGTCAACCTCCTTTACCTGACTCCCATCTTCCGGGCGGCGTCCCCGCATGGCTACGATCCCTGCGATTATTTCGACCTCGACCCCGCCTGCGGCACCAAGGCCGACCTGACGGAGCTGGTGGAGGCGGCCCACGGGCGGGGGATGCGGGTGCTGCTGGACGCGGTCTTCCAGCACAGCGGCAGCGGCTTCCGCCCCTTCCGGGAGGCGGCACGGGCGGGGCCTGCCTCGCCGTACTGGCCCTGGTTTGTCATCCACGGGGAGCGGGTGCAGACGGATCCCCCCAACTATGAGACCTTCGGGGACGGGGTGGCCTCCATGCCCCGCCTCAACCTGGCCCATCCCGCCGCCGCCGACTACTTCCTGGAGGTGGCGGTTTACTGGATCCGGGAGACCGGGGTCGACGGCTGGCGGCTGGACGTCGGGGATGAGGTGGCCCACGCCTTCTGGCGCCGGCTCCGGGAGCGGGTGAAGGCGGAGCGCCCGGATGCGCTGCTGGTGGGGGAGGCCTGGCACGACGCCCTGCCCTGGCTGGCGGGCGGGGAGTGGGACGGGGTCATGCACTACCGCTGGCGGGAGGCGGTGAAGGCGGCGCTGCTGGAGGCCCGGCTGGACCCGGAGGAGCTGGGCGGGCGCCTGCTGCGCCTGTGGTTTGCCTACCCTGAGCCCGCCGCCCGCGCCTCCTTCCTGCTCCTGGGCAGCCACGACACCGAGCGGGTTCTGACCGCGGCGGCCGGAGATGTGACCGCGGTGGAGCGGGCGCTGGTGGTGCAGTTCACCTGGCCGGGCATCCCGGTGGTGTATTACGGCGACGAGGCCGGGATGACCGGCGGGCCCGATCCCGGGTGCCGGGCGGGCATGTGGTGGGACCCCCGCCGGCGGCGGCACGCCCTGGTGCGCCTGGTGCGGGCGCTGGCCTGCCTGCGGCGGACGGCGCCGGCCCTTATCGGGGGCGGGTTGCGGGTGCTGCCGGCGCGGGGTCTGCTCCTGTACGACCGTCTACCGGAAGGGGAGGGTCCCGCCCTGCGGGTGGCGGTGCAGACGGGCCCGGCCTCGCGCCGGGTTCCTCTGCCGCCGGGGGCCCGCCGCCGGCTGGCGGTCCCGGAGGCGCCGGCGGAAGAGGATGTGCTACCCGCGGGCGGGGCGGCGGTCTGGGAATGGATCCCGGGCGGCGGCAGGGGGACCTGA
- the glmS gene encoding L-glutamine-D-fructose-6-phosphate amidotransferase (Evidence 2a : Function from experimental evidences in other organisms; PubMedId : 12682299, 15029187, 17114942, 17283212, 17322533, 23874669; Product type e : enzyme), with product MCGIVGVVGSADALPRIYDGLKRLEYRGYDSAGIAMAIPGAGVEVRKAQGKLSALADLLPGFPAGLTVGIGHTRWATHGRPTDLNAHPQVDCSGTLAAVHNGIIENWREVREELEAAGHRFRSETDTEVLLHLVEAYGGTRDLLPAVTRAVGRLTGAYAFLILSAAEPEHLIAVRRASPLVIGVGEHENYLGSDVSAFLPYTRRALVLNDGELAVVGKEDIALYRLEEERLVPLHREPFQVTWTVQQAERGGYPHFMLKEIMEQPEVWGDCLLGRTAAGAVRWEELGLDPAEAAGWPRIQMVAAGTAYHAGLLGRAWMEGLARVPVDVDLSSEFRYRQPLLQPGTPVWAISQSGETADTLASLRLARELGAPTYAVVNVVGSTIAREADRVAYTRAGPEIAVASTKAYTTQLLTLLLAALGLAGSRGRPRPDLVEELAALPRLGREFLPRASEWARARAGELAAARDVFFIGRGLDYALAMEGQLKLKEISYLHAEAYAAGELKHGTLALIEEGVPVIALATQPELVEKTASNIEEVQARGAQVWVIAGAGLAPHLPAAEVLSLPALPPLLAPFLAAPVLQLLAYWTAVVRGENVDQPRNLAKSVTVE from the coding sequence ATGTGCGGGATTGTAGGAGTGGTGGGCAGCGCGGATGCGCTGCCCCGGATCTACGACGGACTCAAGCGGCTCGAATACCGCGGCTACGATTCGGCCGGCATCGCCATGGCCATCCCGGGAGCGGGGGTGGAGGTGCGCAAGGCTCAGGGCAAGCTGTCCGCCCTGGCGGACCTGTTGCCCGGCTTCCCGGCCGGCCTGACGGTGGGTATCGGCCACACCCGCTGGGCCACCCACGGGCGGCCCACCGATCTCAACGCCCATCCCCAGGTGGACTGCAGCGGCACCCTGGCTGCGGTGCACAACGGCATCATCGAGAACTGGCGGGAGGTGCGGGAGGAGCTGGAGGCGGCCGGCCACCGCTTCCGCTCCGAGACCGACACCGAGGTGCTGCTGCACCTGGTGGAAGCCTACGGCGGCACCCGGGACCTGCTGCCGGCGGTGACTCGGGCAGTGGGGCGGTTGACGGGTGCCTACGCCTTCCTGATCCTGAGCGCGGCCGAACCGGAGCACCTGATCGCGGTGCGCCGGGCCAGCCCGCTGGTGATCGGGGTGGGCGAACACGAAAATTACCTGGGTTCGGACGTCAGCGCCTTTCTCCCCTATACCCGCCGTGCCCTGGTGTTGAACGACGGGGAGCTGGCGGTGGTGGGCAAGGAGGACATCGCCCTCTACCGGCTGGAGGAGGAGCGCCTGGTCCCGCTGCACCGTGAGCCCTTCCAGGTGACCTGGACCGTGCAGCAGGCTGAGCGGGGCGGCTATCCGCATTTTATGCTGAAGGAGATCATGGAACAGCCGGAGGTCTGGGGGGACTGCCTGCTGGGGCGGACCGCCGCCGGCGCGGTGCGCTGGGAGGAACTCGGCCTCGACCCCGCCGAGGCCGCCGGCTGGCCCCGCATCCAGATGGTAGCGGCCGGCACCGCCTACCATGCCGGGCTGTTGGGCCGGGCTTGGATGGAGGGTCTGGCCCGGGTACCCGTGGACGTCGACCTCTCCTCCGAGTTCCGGTACCGGCAGCCCCTTCTGCAGCCGGGCACCCCGGTGTGGGCCATCTCCCAGTCGGGAGAGACGGCCGACACCCTGGCCTCCCTGCGCCTGGCGCGGGAACTGGGCGCGCCCACCTACGCCGTGGTCAACGTGGTGGGCTCCACCATCGCCCGTGAGGCCGATCGGGTCGCCTACACCCGCGCCGGCCCGGAGATCGCGGTGGCGTCCACCAAGGCCTATACCACCCAGCTGCTCACCCTGCTGCTGGCGGCGCTGGGGCTTGCCGGGTCGCGGGGCCGGCCGCGCCCCGACCTGGTCGAGGAACTCGCCGCCCTGCCCCGGCTGGGCCGGGAGTTCCTGCCCCGGGCCTCGGAATGGGCGCGGGCCCGGGCCGGGGAGCTGGCGGCGGCCCGGGACGTCTTTTTCATCGGCCGGGGGCTGGATTATGCCCTGGCGATGGAGGGGCAGCTGAAGCTCAAGGAGATCTCCTACCTGCACGCCGAGGCCTACGCGGCCGGGGAGCTCAAGCACGGCACCCTGGCCCTGATTGAGGAGGGGGTGCCCGTCATCGCCCTGGCCACCCAGCCGGAGCTGGTGGAGAAGACCGCCTCCAACATCGAGGAGGTGCAGGCACGGGGGGCCCAGGTGTGGGTGATTGCCGGGGCCGGCCTGGCGCCGCACCTGCCGGCGGCGGAGGTCCTGAGCCTGCCCGCCCTGCCTCCCCTCCTGGCCCCCTTCCTGGCGGCGCCGGTGCTGCAGCTGCTGGCCTACTGGACGGCGGTGGTGCGGGGCGAGAACGTGGACCAGCCCCGCAACCTGGCCAAGAGCGTTACGGTGGAATAA
- the glmM gene encoding phosphoglucosamine mutase (Evidence 2a : Function from experimental evidences in other organisms; PubMedId : 10671448, 10913078, 12089032, 21154411, 26240071, 27074767; Product type e : enzyme), whose translation MALFGTDGARGVANRELTPDLALDIGRAAAALLPAGAVVAVATDTRLSGPMLEAAVAAGLTSAGVEVLRLGVLPTPALAHLLPELGCAAGVMISASHNPPEYNGIKLLDGQGRKWAPEREAAVEDRIRRRGWPQDPGRLGSVRDRSGDAAERYRSWLVDLFRGRVPAGLTVVVDVGQGAAVTTAPAVLERLGLTVRVLNGEGDGARINVGCGATHPRGLQAAVLAEGADLGLAFDGDADRLIAVDGEGALVDGDSALYILGRGLQAEGALPGNRVVATVMTNLGVERALAASGIALERTPVGDRWVAEVLRREGLALGGEQSGHVILARWANTGDGLLTALALLAEMARTGLSLADLHRGVTRYPQVLKNLRLPLGTLPGRLPPALAEAVAAAEAELGRDGRVLVRPSGTEPVLRIMLEGRDADRIAWWADRLVAVAKEALESAGASAR comes from the coding sequence ATGGCCTTATTCGGCACGGACGGGGCGCGCGGGGTGGCCAACCGTGAACTCACCCCGGACCTGGCGCTGGACATCGGACGGGCGGCGGCGGCGCTCCTGCCCGCCGGGGCCGTGGTGGCGGTGGCCACCGATACCCGGCTGTCGGGCCCCATGCTGGAGGCGGCGGTGGCCGCCGGTCTGACCAGCGCCGGGGTGGAGGTGCTGCGGCTGGGCGTGCTGCCCACCCCCGCCCTGGCCCATCTGCTGCCGGAACTCGGCTGCGCGGCGGGGGTCATGATCTCGGCCAGTCACAACCCGCCCGAGTACAACGGCATCAAGCTGCTCGATGGCCAGGGCCGCAAGTGGGCGCCGGAGCGGGAGGCGGCGGTGGAGGACCGCATCCGCCGCCGCGGCTGGCCCCAGGACCCCGGCCGGCTGGGTTCCGTCCGCGACCGCAGCGGGGACGCCGCCGAGCGCTACCGGAGCTGGCTGGTGGACCTTTTCCGCGGCCGGGTTCCGGCCGGGCTCACGGTGGTGGTGGATGTGGGCCAGGGGGCGGCGGTGACCACCGCCCCTGCAGTGCTGGAGCGGCTGGGTCTCACCGTGCGGGTGCTGAACGGCGAAGGGGACGGGGCCCGCATCAACGTCGGCTGCGGAGCCACCCATCCCCGCGGCCTGCAGGCGGCGGTGCTGGCGGAAGGGGCTGACCTGGGGCTCGCCTTTGACGGGGATGCCGACCGCCTGATCGCCGTCGACGGGGAGGGGGCGCTGGTGGACGGCGACAGCGCCCTTTATATCCTGGGACGGGGCCTGCAGGCGGAGGGGGCGCTGCCCGGCAACCGGGTGGTGGCCACCGTGATGACCAACCTGGGGGTGGAGCGGGCGCTGGCCGCCTCCGGGATCGCCCTGGAGCGGACGCCGGTGGGCGACCGGTGGGTGGCGGAGGTGCTGCGGCGGGAGGGCCTGGCCCTGGGCGGGGAGCAGTCGGGGCACGTCATCCTGGCCCGCTGGGCCAACACCGGCGACGGGCTCCTCACCGCCCTGGCCCTGCTGGCGGAGATGGCCCGCACCGGCCTGTCGCTGGCGGACCTGCACCGGGGCGTGACCCGGTATCCGCAGGTGTTGAAGAACCTGCGCCTGCCGCTGGGGACGCTGCCCGGCCGGCTGCCGCCGGCGCTGGCGGAGGCGGTGGCGGCGGCGGAGGCGGAGCTGGGCCGGGACGGCCGGGTGCTGGTGCGTCCCTCGGGCACAGAGCCGGTGCTGCGGATCATGCTGGAAGGGAGGGATGCCGACCGCATTGCCTGGTGGGCGGACCGCCTGGTCGCGGTCGCCAAGGAAGCCCTGGAGTCGGCCGGGGCTTCCGCACGGTAA
- a CDS encoding conserved protein of unknown function (Evidence 4 : Unknown function but conserved in other organisms): MMDRLLENGTALKIISVIVAIALWVTANSNRTPPTVATLGPIPLEWTTLPQGSDLMVMGLKPGAVTVQIKGPPTAVNAAHSSSLAAWVSLGQLTRPGTYSLPVHAAIPAGTSLVAVYPSRVVVTVDRVGRVKRAVTVRTIGTPDPGYLVASVNTSVPSAVLSGPSGDLAAVTELVAEVPVAGRKASFSQQAILQPLNDEGRIVPHVEVNPVLATVSVTIKPQPPEVTLPVVVRYNGQPAAGYQIVSIGVEPSTVTVTGSAAALSGLTAVDTAPVDLSGARGPVAAIVGLSLPPGVSPVAVNRVHVSIRIARSGAA, translated from the coding sequence ATGATGGACCGCCTGCTGGAAAACGGCACCGCCCTCAAGATCATTTCGGTGATTGTGGCCATCGCCCTGTGGGTGACGGCCAACAGCAACCGCACGCCCCCCACGGTCGCCACCCTGGGCCCCATCCCCCTGGAATGGACCACCCTGCCCCAAGGGTCCGACCTCATGGTCATGGGCCTCAAGCCGGGGGCGGTCACGGTGCAGATCAAGGGACCGCCGACGGCGGTCAACGCCGCCCATTCCTCCAGTCTGGCGGCCTGGGTCAGCCTGGGCCAGCTCACCCGGCCCGGCACCTATTCCCTGCCGGTGCATGCCGCCATCCCGGCGGGTACCAGCCTGGTGGCCGTCTACCCTTCGCGCGTGGTGGTGACGGTGGACCGGGTGGGCCGTGTGAAGCGGGCGGTGACGGTGCGCACCATCGGCACCCCCGACCCCGGTTACCTGGTAGCCTCGGTCAACACCAGTGTGCCCTCGGCGGTGCTCTCGGGCCCCAGCGGCGACCTGGCCGCGGTGACGGAGCTGGTGGCGGAGGTGCCGGTGGCGGGCCGCAAGGCCAGCTTCTCCCAGCAGGCCATCCTGCAGCCGCTGAACGATGAAGGCCGTATCGTGCCCCATGTGGAGGTCAACCCGGTGCTGGCCACGGTGTCGGTGACCATCAAGCCCCAACCGCCGGAGGTGACCCTGCCGGTCGTGGTGCGGTACAATGGACAACCGGCTGCCGGCTATCAGATCGTCTCCATCGGGGTGGAACCGTCCACGGTGACGGTGACGGGCAGTGCGGCCGCCCTGTCCGGGCTGACGGCGGTGGACACCGCCCCCGTCGACCTGTCCGGGGCGCGGGGGCCGGTGGCGGCCATAGTGGGGCTGTCCCTGCCGCCGGGGGTGAGCCCGGTGGCGGTCAACCGGGTCCACGTCAGCATCCGCATCGCCCGCAGCGGCGCCGCCTAG
- the cdaA gene encoding diadenylate cyclase (Evidence 2a : Function from experimental evidences in other organisms; PubMedId : 19901023, 21566650, 23192352, 25605729, 25616256, 26240071, 28420751; Product type e : enzyme): protein MLGYLGSLSWSGWLLSVVDIGLVAYGLYRLFLLIRGTRAVQLVKGIAIVLLAVPVSKWLGLYTTHMVLQDIQVMLLVALPVVFQPELRRALEHLGQGRFFAEGLVPREELEVGRVIDEIARACDHLARSRTGALIVIERQTGLGEYAATGIPIDAVVSAALLENLFVPNTPLHDGACIIRRDRVLAAAAFLPLTDSAQPGSELGSRHRAALGISEQSDAVAVVVSEETGWISVAVEGRLHRRIEDRALREFLMRLMRPRTQSPIKLWHRGTAS, encoded by the coding sequence GTGCTCGGGTACTTGGGTTCGCTCAGCTGGAGCGGGTGGCTCTTATCGGTGGTGGACATCGGGCTGGTGGCCTACGGCCTGTACCGGCTGTTCCTGCTCATCCGCGGCACGCGGGCGGTGCAGCTGGTGAAGGGCATCGCCATTGTGCTGCTCGCGGTGCCGGTCTCCAAGTGGCTGGGCCTCTACACTACCCACATGGTGCTGCAGGACATCCAGGTCATGCTGCTGGTGGCCCTGCCTGTGGTCTTTCAGCCGGAACTGCGGCGGGCGCTGGAGCATCTGGGCCAGGGCCGCTTCTTCGCCGAAGGGCTGGTGCCGCGGGAGGAGCTGGAGGTCGGGCGGGTGATCGACGAGATCGCGCGCGCCTGCGACCACCTGGCCCGCTCCCGCACGGGCGCGCTGATCGTCATCGAGCGGCAGACCGGGCTGGGTGAATATGCGGCCACCGGCATCCCCATCGACGCCGTGGTCTCGGCTGCGCTGCTGGAGAACCTGTTCGTGCCCAACACTCCCTTACATGACGGGGCCTGTATCATCCGCCGGGACCGCGTGCTGGCGGCGGCCGCCTTCCTGCCCCTCACCGACAGCGCCCAGCCGGGGTCGGAGCTGGGCTCCCGCCACCGCGCTGCCCTCGGCATCAGCGAACAGTCGGATGCAGTGGCGGTGGTGGTTTCGGAGGAGACCGGGTGGATCTCGGTGGCGGTGGAGGGCCGCCTGCACCGCCGCATCGAGGACCGGGCCCTGCGGGAATTCCTGATGCGGCTCATGCGGCCGCGCACCCAGAGCCCCATCAAGCTGTGGCATCGGGGGACCGCCTCATGA
- a CDS encoding ABC transporter, whose translation MADVRSRPGQVPATGRAASGGTRRPGSLSHWAVARRVWRVLALFFGILAELGWAGYTQRLRVYGHSPQYWEALYRRQAVRFRRTSEELGGLLIKVGQFLSSRVDLLPQAFIEELETLQDRVQAAPWEAVRPILEAEIPDFEERFAGFDPEPLAAASLGQVYRARLADGTPVAVKVQRPDIEDIVTADLRALRLVVLFTTRFTRFGRTFDLLTVYREFRRTVYEELDYRAELANADFFARALADIPWLHVPATYPRYSTGRVLTMAYWEGIKVNHRRSLLAAGIDPSLVAERLIDVYLRMVMEMGVFHADPHPGNILVQPGGDIVLLDYGMVGRLDIATRRQMRRLFVAVAERRASELVDSLWALGMVLPHADRAALKEKVRYLLDRYYAETLAQVLDLDVVALLRDFENLLRDDAIQIPGTFAFLGRAIAILVGLATRLDPDINLVQLFAPYAQRFVAEDQGGTVAMIRERLTRLGRQTLEIPDHLQRVLRQIEDGEVQTRLRWNEGTDHLNQLVRALRGLTHAIYVMGFALAGTVLWVHHLDGPALAALALTLLAALMALQNRHRG comes from the coding sequence GTGGCCGACGTCCGATCCCGGCCCGGGCAGGTTCCCGCAACGGGCCGTGCTGCCAGCGGCGGGACCCGCCGCCCGGGCAGCCTGTCCCATTGGGCCGTCGCCCGCCGGGTCTGGCGGGTTCTGGCCCTGTTTTTCGGCATCCTGGCCGAACTGGGCTGGGCGGGCTACACCCAGCGCCTGCGGGTCTACGGCCACAGCCCCCAGTACTGGGAGGCCCTCTACCGTCGCCAGGCCGTCCGCTTCCGCCGGACCAGCGAGGAGCTGGGCGGGCTGCTGATCAAGGTGGGCCAGTTCCTGTCCAGCCGCGTCGACCTTCTCCCCCAGGCCTTCATTGAGGAGCTGGAAACCCTGCAGGACCGCGTGCAGGCCGCACCCTGGGAGGCGGTCCGCCCCATCCTGGAGGCCGAAATCCCCGACTTTGAGGAGCGGTTCGCGGGCTTCGACCCCGAGCCGCTGGCCGCCGCCTCCCTGGGCCAGGTGTACCGGGCCCGCCTGGCTGACGGCACCCCGGTGGCGGTCAAGGTGCAGCGGCCGGACATCGAGGACATCGTGACCGCGGACCTGCGCGCCCTGCGCCTGGTGGTGCTCTTCACCACCCGCTTCACCCGCTTCGGCCGCACCTTTGACCTCTTGACCGTCTACCGCGAGTTCCGGCGCACGGTCTATGAGGAACTGGACTACCGCGCCGAGCTGGCCAACGCCGACTTCTTCGCCCGCGCCCTGGCCGACATCCCCTGGCTGCACGTGCCCGCCACCTACCCCCGCTACAGCACCGGCCGGGTGCTGACCATGGCCTACTGGGAAGGGATCAAGGTCAATCACCGGCGCAGCCTGCTGGCGGCCGGCATCGACCCCTCGCTGGTGGCGGAGCGCCTCATCGACGTCTACCTGCGCATGGTGATGGAGATGGGGGTGTTCCACGCCGACCCCCACCCCGGCAACATCCTGGTCCAGCCGGGCGGCGACATCGTGCTGCTGGACTACGGCATGGTGGGGCGCCTGGACATCGCCACCCGCCGCCAGATGCGGCGCCTGTTCGTGGCAGTGGCGGAGCGGCGGGCCAGCGAGCTGGTGGACAGCCTGTGGGCGCTGGGCATGGTGCTGCCCCACGCCGACCGGGCGGCCCTCAAGGAGAAGGTGCGCTACCTGCTCGACCGCTACTATGCGGAAACCCTGGCCCAGGTGCTGGACCTGGACGTGGTGGCCCTGTTGCGCGACTTCGAGAACCTGTTGCGCGACGACGCCATCCAGATCCCGGGCACGTTCGCCTTCCTGGGGCGGGCCATTGCCATCCTGGTCGGCCTGGCCACCCGCCTGGACCCCGACATCAACCTGGTCCAGCTGTTCGCCCCCTATGCCCAGCGCTTCGTGGCCGAGGACCAGGGCGGCACCGTGGCCATGATCCGGGAGCGCCTGACCCGCCTGGGCCGGCAGACCCTGGAGATCCCCGACCACCTGCAGCGGGTCCTGCGCCAGATCGAGGATGGCGAGGTGCAGACCCGACTGCGCTGGAACGAGGGCACCGACCACCTCAACCAGCTGGTGCGGGCCCTGCGCGGGCTCACGCATGCCATCTACGTCATGGGCTTCGCCCTGGCCGGAACCGTGTTGTGGGTGCACCACCTGGACGGGCCCGCCTTGGCCGCCCTGGCCCTGACCCTGCTGGCCGCCCTCATGGCCCTGCAGAACCGGCACCGGGGGTAA